A DNA window from Streptomyces sp. CA-278952 contains the following coding sequences:
- a CDS encoding penicillin-binding transpeptidase domain-containing protein, translated as MIRYIRRAAAFCLLLLVALLVNAARIQVFEADELDDNPANRRNTIARYDQPRGNILVGDRPVTGSKETGEQLSFERTYLHGPLYAPVTGYASQTYGTTLIENAEDSVLSGTDSLLAPLPFWNEFTRGRQPGGDVVTTIRASMQQAAYDGLGGRRGAVAALDPSTGAILALVSTPSYDPERLSGTGSAVTDAWARLNAAKSLPMLNRAIRQTYPPGSTFKIVTAAAALDARAATDADAPTDTPSPYVLPGTTTTLPNEARGCEQASLADAIRVSCNTVMAHLGVEVGLEGMVEAAEKFGFNDTGLRIPSGVARSNFDTDMSDDQLALSSIGQFNTTATPLQMAMVASAVANGGDLRRPHLVDRVTTNDGDTVRRDGADPYERPMSPSTAVQLQRMMVDVVENGTGANAAIDGVKVGGKTGTAQHGVDNSGLPYAWFISWAQAPDSGRPAVAVAVVVEDAAADRDDISGGGSAAPIARAVMEAALEE; from the coding sequence AGCCGCGCGGCAACATCCTGGTCGGCGACCGGCCCGTGACCGGCAGCAAGGAGACCGGCGAGCAGCTCAGCTTCGAGCGCACCTATCTGCACGGCCCGCTGTACGCCCCGGTGACCGGATACGCCTCGCAGACGTACGGCACGACGCTCATCGAGAACGCCGAGGACTCCGTCCTGTCCGGTACGGACTCCCTGCTGGCGCCGCTGCCCTTCTGGAACGAGTTCACGCGGGGCCGGCAGCCGGGCGGCGATGTCGTCACCACGATCAGGGCGTCGATGCAGCAGGCCGCGTACGACGGGCTGGGCGGGCGGCGGGGGGCGGTCGCGGCGCTGGATCCGTCGACGGGCGCGATCCTGGCGCTGGTCTCGACCCCCTCGTACGACCCCGAGCGGCTGTCGGGGACCGGTTCCGCGGTGACCGACGCGTGGGCCCGGCTGAACGCGGCCAAGAGTCTGCCGATGCTCAACCGGGCCATCCGCCAGACCTATCCGCCGGGCTCCACCTTCAAGATCGTGACGGCGGCGGCGGCCCTGGACGCCCGGGCGGCGACGGACGCCGACGCGCCCACGGACACCCCGTCGCCGTACGTCCTGCCCGGTACGACGACGACACTGCCGAACGAGGCGAGAGGCTGCGAACAGGCGTCCCTGGCGGACGCGATCCGGGTCTCCTGCAACACCGTGATGGCCCATCTCGGCGTGGAGGTCGGGCTGGAGGGGATGGTGGAGGCGGCGGAGAAGTTCGGCTTCAACGACACCGGGCTGCGCATCCCGTCCGGGGTGGCGAGGAGCAACTTCGACACGGACATGAGCGACGACCAGCTCGCGCTCTCCTCGATCGGGCAGTTCAACACGACGGCGACCCCGCTCCAGATGGCGATGGTCGCGTCGGCGGTGGCCAACGGCGGGGATCTGCGCCGCCCCCATCTGGTGGACCGGGTGACCACCAACGACGGGGACACGGTCCGGCGGGACGGGGCCGACCCGTACGAGCGGCCGATGAGCCCGTCGACGGCCGTGCAGCTCCAGCGGATGATGGTCGACGTGGTGGAGAACGGCACCGGGGCGAACGCGGCGATCGACGGGGTGAAGGTCGGCGGCAAGACCGGTACCGCCCAGCACGGCGTCGACAACTCCGGGCTGCCGTACGCCTGGTTCATCTCCTGGGCCCAGGCCCCCGACTCCGGGCGCCCGGCCGTCGCGGTGGCAGTGGTCGTGGAGGACGCCGCCGCCGACCGGGACGACATCAGCGGCGGCGGCAGCGCGGCCCCGATCGCCCGGGCCGTGATGGAAGCGGCGTTGGAGGAATAA
- a CDS encoding amidase family protein: protein MTPTISPVARALERIGRLDPALHAFTEVWPDEALAREREAVARRLPLGGLPFAVKGPWGIRSFAARRLIAAGGSPVGATSVPGPGTHWQTWGLGTHGRTVNPWRADRTPGGSSAGSAVAVAAGMAELATGSDGAGSVRIPAAWCGVFGLKTTNGLLPSPDRTGLASAGVLARSAAAAEPYLRQVLDGYEPVAAPALPLPAVYSEDLGYAEVDPEVAAVVRAAVDRLVAAGTVRLLGREAALLDPVGAWTAIRGGSPDDPEAVRVRRTNDERLAGLLTGGALLLTPATPNRPHGHEGPGDLYSTALTWAFNLSGHPAASLPAGFTGDGCPVGLQLAAARGADVRLLAAARAVEEALPAPPTPPAAGRR from the coding sequence ATGACACCGACGATCTCCCCGGTGGCGCGGGCCCTGGAGCGGATCGGCCGGCTGGACCCGGCGCTGCACGCGTTCACCGAGGTCTGGCCGGACGAGGCGCTCGCCCGGGAGCGGGAGGCCGTGGCGCGCCGGCTCCCCCTGGGCGGGCTGCCGTTCGCCGTGAAGGGGCCCTGGGGGATCCGGTCCTTCGCGGCCCGTCGGCTGATCGCGGCGGGCGGGTCCCCGGTCGGTGCGACCTCGGTGCCCGGGCCCGGCACGCACTGGCAGACCTGGGGCCTGGGCACACACGGCCGTACGGTCAACCCGTGGCGGGCGGACCGTACCCCGGGCGGCTCATCGGCCGGGTCGGCGGTCGCGGTGGCGGCGGGGATGGCGGAGCTGGCGACGGGCAGCGACGGGGCCGGGTCGGTCCGCATCCCGGCCGCCTGGTGCGGGGTGTTCGGGCTGAAGACGACGAACGGGCTGCTCCCCTCCCCCGACCGGACGGGGCTGGCCTCGGCCGGGGTGCTGGCCCGGTCGGCGGCCGCGGCGGAGCCGTATCTGCGCCAGGTGCTGGACGGGTACGAACCGGTCGCCGCCCCCGCCCTGCCGCTGCCCGCCGTGTACAGCGAGGACCTCGGCTACGCGGAGGTGGACCCGGAGGTGGCGGCCGTCGTCCGGGCGGCGGTGGACCGGCTCGTCGCGGCGGGGACCGTACGCCTGCTGGGGCGCGAGGCCGCGCTGCTCGACCCGGTGGGCGCCTGGACGGCGATACGGGGCGGCTCGCCCGACGACCCGGAGGCGGTGCGGGTGCGGCGGACGAACGACGAGCGGCTGGCGGGGCTGCTCACCGGCGGGGCCCTGCTGCTGACCCCGGCCACCCCGAACCGGCCACATGGGCACGAGGGCCCGGGAGACCTCTACTCCACGGCGCTGACCTGGGCGTTCAACCTGAGCGGGCATCCTGCGGCGAGCCTGCCCGCCGGGTTCACCGGGGACGGCTGCCCGGTGGGGCTCCAACTGGCGGCGGCACGGGGCGCGGACGTCCGGCTGCTCGCCGCGGCCCGCGCGGTGGAGGAGGCCCTGCCCGCCCCACCGACGCCGCCCGCCGCCGGGCGGCGCTGA